The proteins below are encoded in one region of Triticum aestivum cultivar Chinese Spring chromosome 1B, IWGSC CS RefSeq v2.1, whole genome shotgun sequence:
- the LOC123093306 gene encoding transcription repressor OFP8, protein MPSPGSFSRRSGDSFLLPRPPPVTDVGCGCRTPRLLSSIYSSLMSRARGGGGRGTKPKSPHASSTSTATAFTSSTAGATTATTVSSLDDSWGLATYATNTLYEDDPGARRQRRRTGTRRHRRQRNHASSRRPERGVAMMARGEEEEEEAAVAVEVESATPYEDFRESMVAMVVEKEMYAWEDLNALLHGFLSLNSPRNHPLILHAFADLWAPRGGLFCPPSPCLGL, encoded by the coding sequence ATGCCCTCACCTGGTAGCTTCAGTCGGCGTAGCGGCGACAGTTTCCTGCTGCCCCGGCCGCCGCCGGTGACGGACGTGGGCTGCGGGTGCCGCACGCCGAGGCTTCTCAGCTCCATCTACTCGTCGCTCATGTCCCGggcgcgcggaggaggaggccGTGGCACCAAGCCCAAGTCGCCGCATGCGTCGTCCACGTCCACCGCCACCGCCTTCACCTCCAGCACCGCgggcgccaccaccgccaccacggtCTCGTCCCTGGACGACTCGTGGGGCCTGGCGACCTATGCCACCAACACGCTCTACGAGGACGACCCGGGGGCGAGGCGCCAGCGGCGGAGGACGGGGACGAGGAGGCACAGGAGGCAGAGGAACCACGCTAGCAGCAGAAGGCCGGAGAGGGGCGTCGCGATGATGgcgcgcggggaggaggaggaggaggaggctgcggTGGCGGTGGAGGTGGAGTCGGCGACGCCGTACGAGGACTTCCGGGAGTCCATGGTGGCCATGGTGGTGGAGAAGGAGATGTACGCGTGGGAGGACCTCAACGCGCTGCTCCACGGGTTCCTCTCGCTCAACTCGCCGCGCAACCACCCGCTCATCCTCCACGCCTTCGCCGACCTCTGGGCGCCGCGCGGCGGCCTCTTCTGCCCTCCGTCCCCGTGCCTAGGCCTCTAG
- the LOC123093313 gene encoding transcription repressor OFP13-like, giving the protein MVKKQPLSSLFYPVNSANKDTPPSSPPTPTATPQAWMWPSCKNPTAHSFRSPSASAAAAVAAKNAASLFVDSAESSSFTNYSARMHHDCAASDSLSTESEASGAAAEDMADAIVRGLRSDRLRFEPRAPSSSILEKKPPPAPAHGHEAAGAMSFGGGVAVAFKSADPYRDFRSSMEEMMTAHGAGDWDWLEKMLGWYLRANGKGTHAAIVSAFVDLVVTTTAGCSSGHSSFTLAGSDLESSSAGRNGSFRLR; this is encoded by the coding sequence ATGGTGAAGAAGCAACCATTGAGCTCGCTCTTCTACCCCGTCAACTCGGCCAACAAAGACACTCCGCCGTCGTCGCCTCCCACTCCGACGGCCACCCCACAGGCATGGATGTGGCCTTCCTGCAAGAACCCAACGGCTCATTCCTTCCGGTCCCCGtccgcttctgcggcggcagcggtggcagcCAAGAACGCCGCATCCCTTTTCGTCGACTCCGCCGAGTCCTCCTCCTTCACCAACTACTCCGCGCGCATGCACCACGACTGTGCCGCCTCCGACAGCCTCTCCACGGAGTCCGAAGCCTCCGGCGCCGCGGCCGAGGACATGGCCGACGCCATAGTCCGCGGTCTCCGGTCCGACCGCCTCCGCTTCGAGCCCCGCGCGCCCTCTAGCTCCATCCTCGAGAAGAAGCCGCCACCGGCGCCCGCGCACGGCCATGAGGCTGCGGGGGCGATGTCAttcggcggcggcgtcgcggtggcaTTCAAGTCCGCGGACCCGTACCGGGACTTCCGGTCGTCGATGGAGGAGATGATGACGGCGCACGGCGCGGGCGACTGGGACTGGCTGGAGAAGATGCTGGGGTGGTACCTCCGCGCCAACGGCAAAGGCACCCACGCCGCCATCGTCAGTGCGTTCGTCGACCTGGTCGTCACCACGACAGCCGGCTGCTCCTCCGGCCACTCCTCCTTCACGCTCGCCGGGAGCGACCTGGAGAGCAGTAGCGCCGGCCGCAATGGATCTTTCCGCCTGAGGTGA